Proteins encoded within one genomic window of Bacillus sp. SM2101:
- the dnaJ gene encoding molecular chaperone DnaJ produces MSKRDYYEVLGISKSASQDEIKKAYRKLSKKYHPDINKEPDAADKFKEVKEAYETLSDDQKRAHYDQFGHTDPNQGFGGGGDFGGFGGFEDIFSTFFGGGGRRRDPNAPQQGADLQYTMTLKFEEAVFGKETDIEIPREEECKTCHGSGAKPGTKPETCKHCNGSGQLSVEQNTPFGRIVNRRVCHHCEGTGKKVTQKCSTCNGAGKVKKRKKIHVKIPSGIDDGQQLRVTGQGEAGINGGPAGDLYIVFHVKPHEFFEREGDDIYCEMPLTFAQSTLGDEIEVPTLHGKVKLKIPAGTQTGTKFRLRGKGVPNVRGYGQGDQHIQVRVITPTKLTEKQKQLLREFNELGNQEAPDEHDDSFFAKVKRAFKGD; encoded by the coding sequence ATGAGTAAAAGAGATTACTATGAGGTGCTAGGGATTAGTAAAAGTGCTTCACAAGATGAAATTAAGAAAGCCTACCGCAAACTTTCCAAAAAATATCACCCTGACATTAATAAAGAACCAGACGCTGCAGATAAATTTAAAGAAGTAAAAGAAGCATATGAAACTTTGAGTGATGATCAAAAGCGTGCCCATTATGATCAGTTTGGTCATACAGATCCAAATCAAGGATTTGGTGGTGGTGGTGACTTTGGTGGTTTCGGTGGTTTTGAAGATATTTTTAGTACATTCTTTGGTGGCGGAGGACGCCGTCGTGATCCAAATGCTCCCCAACAAGGGGCAGACCTTCAATATACAATGACATTAAAATTCGAAGAAGCAGTTTTTGGTAAAGAAACTGACATTGAAATTCCAAGAGAAGAAGAATGTAAAACATGCCATGGTTCGGGAGCAAAACCAGGAACGAAACCTGAAACGTGTAAACATTGTAATGGTAGTGGTCAGCTAAGTGTTGAACAAAATACACCGTTTGGCCGTATAGTTAATAGACGTGTTTGTCATCATTGTGAAGGTACCGGGAAAAAAGTGACCCAAAAATGCTCAACTTGTAATGGAGCTGGAAAAGTAAAGAAAAGAAAAAAAATACACGTGAAAATTCCATCTGGAATTGATGATGGTCAGCAACTACGTGTAACAGGTCAAGGGGAAGCCGGTATAAACGGTGGACCAGCAGGTGATCTCTATATTGTCTTTCATGTGAAACCACATGAATTTTTTGAGCGTGAAGGTGACGATATTTATTGTGAAATGCCGCTTACATTTGCTCAGAGTACTCTGGGTGACGAAATTGAAGTTCCTACTCTTCACGGAAAAGTTAAGCTAAAAATACCAGCAGGTACTCAAACAGGAACAAAGTTCCGTCTTCGTGGTAAAGGTGTACCAAATGTTCGTGGGTATGGTCAAGGTGACCAGCATATTCAAGTTAGAGTTATTACACCAACAAAGCTTACTGAAAAACAAAAACAATTGTTAAGAGAGTTTAATGAGCTGGGGAATCAGGAAGCTCCTGACGAACATGATGACAGCTTTTTTGCAAAAGTTAAGAGAGCTTTTAAGGGGGATTAA
- the prmA gene encoding 50S ribosomal protein L11 methyltransferase codes for MKWSEISIHTTQEAVEPISNILHEAGAGGVVIEDLHDLTKERETAYGEIYQLNPNDYPEEGVVIKAYLPVNSFLGETVEEIKEAINTLLIYDIDIGSNRITISEVNEEEWATAWKKYYNPVKISEKFTIVPTWETYTPVSSDELIIELDPGMAFGTGTHPTTVMCIQALERTVKQDDKILDVGTGSGVLSIAAALLGADKVFAYDLDEVAVASARINTKLNKVSDNVIVEQNNLLDGIETKVDIIVANILAEIILRFVKDAYRLLKPGGMFITSGIINTKKALVKETLQNTGFVIEETITMEDWVAMIVKKPL; via the coding sequence ATGAAATGGTCTGAAATTTCTATTCATACGACACAGGAAGCTGTCGAACCTATTTCTAACATTTTACATGAAGCAGGTGCAGGTGGTGTAGTTATAGAAGATCTACACGATTTAACAAAGGAAAGAGAAACTGCATACGGTGAAATCTACCAACTCAACCCTAATGATTATCCTGAAGAGGGCGTAGTCATTAAAGCATATTTACCTGTTAACAGCTTTTTAGGGGAAACAGTAGAGGAAATTAAAGAAGCTATTAATACGTTATTAATATATGATATTGATATAGGAAGTAACAGAATTACAATTAGTGAAGTAAATGAAGAAGAGTGGGCAACTGCTTGGAAAAAGTATTATAATCCTGTTAAAATTTCTGAGAAGTTCACGATTGTACCAACTTGGGAAACGTATACGCCAGTGAGCAGTGATGAGCTAATTATTGAGCTTGATCCTGGCATGGCATTTGGGACCGGGACACATCCAACAACTGTCATGTGTATTCAAGCACTTGAGCGAACAGTAAAGCAAGATGACAAAATACTTGATGTTGGTACAGGTTCTGGAGTACTAAGTATAGCAGCAGCTTTACTAGGTGCTGACAAAGTGTTCGCTTATGATTTAGATGAAGTAGCAGTTGCAAGTGCAAGAATCAACACGAAATTGAATAAAGTAAGTGATAATGTCATAGTTGAGCAAAACAACTTATTAGATGGAATTGAAACCAAAGTAGACATCATTGTTGCAAACATATTAGCTGAAATTATACTTAGGTTTGTTAAAGATGCCTATCGCCTTTTAAAACCAGGTGGCATGTTCATTACGTCAGGTATTATTAATACAAAAAAAGCCTTGGTGAAAGAGACATTGCAAAATACTGGGTTTGTTATTGAAGAAACAATCACGATGGAAGACTGGGTTGCTATGATTGTCAAAAAGCCCCTGTAA
- the dnaK gene encoding molecular chaperone DnaK, producing MSKIIGIDLGTTNSCVAVMEGGEAKVIPNPEGNRTTPSVVSFKNGERQVGEVAKRQAITNPNTIISIKRHMGTDYTVEVEGKKYTPQEVSSIILQHLKSYAEEYLGEPVTKAVITVPAYFNDAERQATKDAGKIAGLEVERIINEPTAAALAYGLDKMEEDQTILVYDLGGGTFDVSILELGDGVFEVRSTAGDNRLGGDDFDQVVIDHLVAEFKKENGIDLSKDNMALQRLKDAAEKAKKDLSGVTQTQISLPFITAGEAGPLHLEVSLTRAKFDELSADLVERTMGPTRQAMSDAGLSASEIDKVILVGGSTRIPAVQEALKKAVGQEPHKGVNPDEVVASGAAIQGGVLTGDVKDVVLLDVTPLSLGIETMGGVFTKLIDRNTTIPTSKSQVFSTAADNQPAVDIHVLQGERPMAADNKTLGRFQLTDIPPAPRGVPQIEVSFDIDKNGIVNVRAKDLGTNKEQTITIKSSTGLSDDEIERMVKEAEDNAESDKQRKEEVELRNEADQLVFTAEKTLKDLEGKVDEAEVNNVNEAKDALKAAIESNELEEIRAKKDALQEIVQQLSMKLYEEAAQQAQAQQGAEAGNNEGPKGDDVVDAEFEEVKDDK from the coding sequence ATGAGTAAAATTATTGGAATTGATTTAGGGACGACTAACTCATGTGTTGCTGTGATGGAAGGTGGAGAAGCAAAGGTAATTCCTAATCCAGAAGGTAATCGCACGACTCCGTCAGTTGTTTCATTTAAAAATGGTGAAAGACAAGTTGGTGAAGTTGCTAAGCGTCAGGCAATTACAAACCCAAATACAATCATTTCGATTAAACGTCATATGGGAACAGATTACACGGTAGAAGTAGAGGGTAAAAAGTATACACCACAAGAAGTATCGTCTATAATTTTACAGCATTTAAAATCTTATGCAGAAGAGTATTTAGGAGAGCCTGTTACTAAAGCTGTTATTACTGTTCCTGCATATTTCAACGATGCCGAACGTCAGGCAACAAAAGATGCTGGTAAAATTGCTGGTTTAGAAGTAGAACGTATTATTAACGAGCCTACAGCAGCAGCTCTTGCTTATGGATTAGATAAAATGGAGGAAGACCAAACTATCCTCGTCTATGACCTTGGTGGGGGTACATTTGACGTATCTATTTTAGAGCTAGGTGATGGTGTATTTGAAGTTAGATCTACAGCAGGTGATAACCGTCTAGGTGGAGATGACTTCGACCAAGTAGTTATTGACCATTTAGTTGCTGAATTTAAAAAAGAAAATGGTATCGACCTTTCAAAAGACAACATGGCTTTACAGCGTTTAAAAGACGCAGCTGAAAAAGCTAAGAAAGATTTATCAGGTGTTACACAAACTCAAATTTCATTACCGTTTATTACTGCTGGTGAAGCAGGACCGTTACATTTAGAGGTAAGCTTAACGCGTGCGAAATTTGATGAGTTATCCGCAGATCTCGTTGAACGTACAATGGGACCTACTCGTCAAGCGATGTCTGATGCAGGCCTATCTGCAAGTGAAATAGATAAAGTTATCTTAGTTGGGGGATCTACTCGTATTCCTGCTGTTCAAGAAGCTCTTAAAAAAGCTGTAGGACAAGAGCCTCATAAAGGTGTTAACCCTGATGAAGTAGTTGCTTCTGGTGCGGCTATTCAAGGCGGTGTTTTAACAGGAGATGTTAAAGACGTAGTGTTATTGGATGTTACACCGTTATCTTTAGGGATTGAAACGATGGGTGGAGTATTTACAAAATTAATCGATCGTAATACTACAATTCCAACTAGTAAGTCACAAGTTTTCTCAACTGCAGCAGATAATCAACCAGCAGTTGATATTCACGTGCTACAAGGAGAAAGACCTATGGCAGCAGATAACAAAACATTAGGTCGCTTCCAATTAACAGATATTCCACCAGCACCACGTGGTGTACCACAAATTGAAGTATCATTTGATATCGATAAAAATGGAATCGTTAATGTGCGTGCAAAAGATTTAGGAACTAATAAAGAACAAACAATTACGATTAAATCTTCAACAGGGCTATCTGATGATGAAATTGAACGCATGGTTAAAGAAGCGGAAGACAATGCTGAATCAGATAAACAACGAAAAGAAGAAGTTGAACTTCGTAATGAAGCGGATCAGCTAGTATTTACTGCTGAAAAGACTTTGAAAGACCTAGAAGGAAAAGTTGATGAAGCTGAAGTGAACAATGTAAACGAAGCGAAGGATGCTCTGAAGGCAGCTATAGAAAGTAATGAGCTAGAAGAAATCCGTGCTAAGAAAGATGCTCTTCAAGAAATTGTTCAACAGCTATCAATGAAACTTTACGAGGAAGCAGCTCAACAAGCTCAAGCTCAACAAGGTGCTGAAGCTGGTAACAATGAAGGTCCTAAAGGTGACGATGTAGTAGATGCGGAATTTGAAGAAGTAAAAGACGATAAATAA
- a CDS encoding 16S rRNA (uracil(1498)-N(3))-methyltransferase: protein MQRYFIDDKKYEQNDQIIITNDDHHHITRVMRMNVGDSIYVIVGQRTARCEIVEITNEEVLTNIVEWVESSNELPIKVTIASGLPKGDKLELVIQKGTELGANSFIPFNAARSIVKWDEQKGLKKIKRWQKIAKEAAEQSHRNKIPDIYDPMTFKKLLENSANYDYKLIAYEEEAKIGEQSVLAATLSKMVASQSLLVVFGPEGGLSEKEVEELRSHGFKSCALGPRILRTETAPIYLLSAVSYHFELSR, encoded by the coding sequence ATGCAGCGCTATTTCATAGATGACAAAAAATACGAGCAAAATGACCAAATAATAATAACTAATGATGATCATCATCATATTACCCGTGTGATGAGGATGAACGTAGGAGATAGTATATATGTAATAGTTGGACAAAGGACTGCGCGTTGTGAAATAGTGGAAATTACCAATGAAGAAGTATTAACAAATATTGTAGAATGGGTAGAGAGCTCAAATGAACTACCTATTAAAGTAACAATAGCGAGTGGGTTGCCTAAAGGGGATAAGCTTGAATTAGTGATTCAAAAGGGAACTGAATTAGGTGCCAATTCGTTTATCCCTTTTAATGCTGCTCGTTCAATCGTGAAATGGGATGAACAAAAAGGCTTAAAAAAAATTAAACGCTGGCAGAAAATTGCTAAAGAAGCGGCGGAGCAGTCTCATCGAAATAAAATTCCAGATATATACGACCCAATGACCTTTAAGAAGTTACTTGAAAATAGTGCTAATTATGATTACAAGCTGATTGCATATGAGGAAGAAGCAAAAATAGGAGAACAATCGGTACTTGCTGCTACCTTAAGCAAAATGGTCGCTAGTCAATCTCTGTTAGTAGTATTTGGTCCAGAAGGTGGACTTTCAGAAAAAGAAGTAGAAGAATTACGTTCCCACGGTTTTAAATCTTGTGCCCTAGGTCCAAGAATC